One window from the genome of Bacillota bacterium encodes:
- a CDS encoding DegV family protein: protein MTKSVQIVTDSTADIPAELAERHEIVVVPLKVIFSDEEFYRDGIDLAPEQFFARLAELPASTSQPSPAEFLDVYRPLAEEGREIISIHISAALSGTVHSAQAARALLPDASIDVIDSKLTSIPLGMATLATARAAQAGLDRSEILALLNSILESTGIYFMVDTLEYLQRGGRIGRAQGLLGTLLNIKPLLTLKDGQVTPFDKVRGRAKGLERLAGVLEEAVRQGPVKYGVTHGNTPELFAQLGEKLAARAGSGPDLSCRVGGVIGAHVGPSVIGFSFHRDVGW from the coding sequence ATTCCCGCCGAACTGGCCGAGCGGCACGAGATTGTTGTGGTCCCCCTGAAAGTGATCTTCAGCGACGAGGAGTTCTACCGCGACGGAATCGACCTTGCGCCGGAACAGTTCTTTGCCCGCCTGGCCGAGCTTCCGGCCTCCACTTCTCAGCCGTCCCCGGCGGAGTTCCTGGACGTCTACCGGCCCCTGGCGGAAGAGGGCCGGGAGATCATTTCCATACACATCTCGGCGGCCTTGAGCGGCACCGTGCACTCCGCCCAGGCCGCCCGGGCCCTGCTCCCGGACGCTTCGATCGACGTCATCGACTCGAAGCTTACCAGCATCCCTCTGGGCATGGCGACGCTCGCCACGGCGCGGGCGGCACAGGCTGGCCTCGACCGGTCGGAAATACTCGCGCTGTTGAATTCCATTCTGGAGTCCACCGGCATCTACTTCATGGTGGACACCCTGGAGTACCTGCAGCGGGGCGGTCGCATCGGCCGGGCGCAAGGCCTTCTGGGCACCCTGCTCAACATCAAGCCGTTGTTAACGCTCAAAGACGGCCAGGTCACCCCCTTTGACAAAGTGCGGGGGCGGGCCAAAGGGCTGGAACGCCTGGCGGGTGTGCTGGAGGAGGCGGTGCGCCAGGGGCCGGTTAAGTACGGCGTCACCCACGGGAACACCCCTGAGCTTTTTGCCCAGCTCGGGGAAAAACTAGCCGCGCGCGCGGGGTCCGGCCCCGACCTGTCCTGCCGTGTCGGGGGCGTAATCGGCGCCCACGTCGGACCGAGTGTGATCGGCTTCTCATTCCACCGGGACGTTGGCTGGTAG
- a CDS encoding YIP1 family protein, whose translation MGTAARIVGMLVNPVRTLEDIIRRPRALTAASLLLATNVLFVLLIWDKILEHSHWLVEHAPPPGVPADELARFAALAPGVAATNALLGPVITWFMIVLLFRILASGAGRAVTFGLLFNLVVFGMVPYVLGLYLDSVVRFFADPQRADYLQLSVSAVYLVPEGVDAKWFPLLNAVNPFTIWGLALASIGGAKLLDLRVARVAVPLLGLWFLLALLRSFSPAAAG comes from the coding sequence ATGGGCACGGCGGCCCGGATTGTGGGGATGCTTGTCAACCCGGTCCGCACCCTGGAGGACATCATCCGCCGGCCGCGCGCGCTGACGGCGGCGTCACTGCTTTTGGCCACCAACGTGCTTTTTGTGCTGCTGATCTGGGACAAGATACTAGAGCACTCCCACTGGCTGGTGGAACACGCCCCACCGCCGGGGGTACCCGCGGATGAACTGGCCCGCTTTGCCGCCCTAGCGCCGGGTGTAGCGGCGACGAACGCCCTGCTCGGCCCTGTCATCACCTGGTTCATGATTGTCTTGCTTTTTCGGATTCTAGCGAGCGGCGCGGGGCGCGCGGTTACGTTCGGCTTGTTGTTCAACCTGGTTGTTTTCGGAATGGTGCCGTACGTGCTGGGACTCTACCTGGATTCAGTGGTGCGGTTTTTCGCCGACCCCCAGCGCGCCGATTATCTGCAACTGAGCGTCAGTGCGGTCTATCTCGTGCCCGAAGGCGTGGACGCCAAATGGTTCCCGTTGCTTAACGCGGTAAACCCGTTCACGATCTGGGGGCTGGCCCTGGCCTCCATTGGCGGCGCCAAGCTCCTGGACCTCAGGGTCGCGCGGGTGGCGGTGCCCTTATTAGGGTTATGGTTCCTGCTGGCCCTCCTCCGGAGCTTCAGCCCGGCTGCCGCCGGCTAG
- the nuoB gene encoding NADH-quinone oxidoreductase subunit NuoB, producing the protein MGLISKARVKSPWIVHYCCGSCNGCDIEILACLTPYYDVERFGILNIGNPKHADLLVVTGPANRRSSRVLKNLYEQMPDPKLVMAVGACTATGGVFHNCYNILGGIDQVIPVDVYVPGCAARPEAVIDGVVLALDKLSKIK; encoded by the coding sequence GTGGGATTAATCAGCAAGGCCCGCGTGAAGTCACCCTGGATCGTCCACTACTGTTGCGGCAGTTGCAACGGCTGCGACATCGAGATTCTGGCCTGCCTGACGCCGTACTACGACGTCGAGCGATTCGGCATATTAAACATTGGCAACCCCAAACACGCCGACCTTTTGGTGGTGACCGGCCCGGCGAACAGGCGCAGCTCCAGAGTGCTGAAGAATCTCTACGAACAGATGCCCGACCCGAAGCTGGTCATGGCCGTCGGGGCTTGTACGGCCACCGGGGGCGTGTTCCACAACTGCTACAACATCCTGGGCGGCATCGACCAGGTGATCCCGGTGGACGTCTACGTTCCCGGGTGCGCGGCCCGGCCCGAGGCCGTCATCGACGGCGTGGTGCTGGCGCTGGATAAGCTTAGCAAAATCAAGTAG
- a CDS encoding 4Fe-4S binding protein has translation MPWMIPNIAKNLTGSPATRKYPFEKRPYFPGTRGRLEVDFLTCGYCGLCERVCPAQAIKKIGDKKDPDVTILYKPFACIYCARCVEVCKFGSVKIFEEHTAPADRKLTLGREGEPVDEEFVLNNGF, from the coding sequence ATGCCCTGGATGATCCCCAACATCGCGAAAAACCTGACCGGTTCACCGGCCACCCGCAAGTACCCGTTTGAAAAGCGGCCGTACTTTCCGGGCACGCGGGGCAGACTGGAGGTTGATTTTCTCACCTGCGGCTACTGCGGCCTGTGCGAGCGGGTGTGTCCCGCGCAGGCCATCAAGAAGATCGGGGACAAAAAGGACCCCGACGTGACGATTCTGTACAAACCCTTCGCTTGCATCTACTGCGCCCGCTGCGTCGAGGTCTGCAAGTTTGGGTCCGTAAAGATATTCGAGGAACACACCGCGCCGGCCGACCGGAAACTGACGCTGGGGCGGGAAGGAGAGCCGGTCGACGAGGAATTTGTGCTGAACAACGGCTTTTGA
- a CDS encoding complex I subunit 1 family protein — protein MSLTELLIGLAALVLAPFVGGFLRGVDRRITARMQGRIGPPVRQPFYDFLKLWGKAPSLPNRASLVWVWGYLLLTMVTVFMLFVGQDLLIIFFVLAFAAACLAFGAYSVRSPYAHIGAHRELLQMLSYEPILLLTVVAIFLQTGTFMVSGVLEHGQPLLLTLPLAFVAVLVALGIKLRKSPFDISASEHAHQELVRGVYTEYSGRTLALIELAHWYQLVLILAFVALFWAQPLWAGVLLALGAYFLEFVVDNVTARVRWTWMLSISWGKGVGLVLLNIVLIQFVFSSARV, from the coding sequence GTGAGCCTGACCGAACTGTTGATCGGCCTCGCCGCCCTGGTGCTGGCCCCCTTCGTGGGCGGTTTCCTGCGCGGGGTCGACCGGAGGATCACCGCCCGGATGCAGGGCCGGATCGGCCCGCCGGTACGGCAGCCGTTTTACGATTTCCTGAAGCTCTGGGGCAAGGCGCCCTCACTGCCCAACAGGGCATCGCTGGTGTGGGTCTGGGGTTATCTTTTGCTGACCATGGTGACCGTGTTTATGCTGTTCGTCGGCCAGGACCTGTTGATCATCTTTTTCGTGCTGGCCTTCGCGGCCGCCTGTTTGGCCTTCGGGGCCTACAGCGTCCGTTCGCCGTACGCGCACATCGGAGCGCACCGGGAACTTTTGCAGATGCTGTCCTACGAACCGATCCTTCTGCTGACGGTCGTGGCCATCTTTCTTCAGACCGGCACCTTCATGGTTTCGGGGGTGCTGGAGCACGGCCAACCGCTCCTGTTGACACTGCCGCTGGCGTTTGTGGCCGTTTTGGTGGCCCTGGGCATCAAGCTCCGCAAGTCGCCGTTCGATATCTCGGCTTCGGAGCACGCCCACCAGGAACTGGTGCGCGGCGTGTACACCGAATATTCGGGCCGCACCCTGGCCCTTATTGAACTGGCCCACTGGTACCAACTGGTCCTGATTCTGGCGTTTGTGGCCCTCTTCTGGGCCCAGCCGCTTTGGGCGGGGGTGCTCCTGGCGCTCGGCGCCTATTTCCTGGAGTTCGTGGTCGACAACGTCACCGCCCGTGTGCGCTGGACCTGGATGTTGTCCATCAGTTGGGGTAAAGGAGTCGGGCTGGTCCTGCTGAATATCGTCCTCATCCAGTTCGTGTTCAGCAGCGCAAGGGTGTAG
- a CDS encoding glycosyltransferase family 4 protein, with product MRVAVFTDSYRPYTSGVVRSIETFSEELLALGHQVYIFAPRYGQVHAREESIFRFYSVPSPTNPGYNIAIPISLRLKGTLKQLKVDIIHVHSPFMLGRLGARCARDLGLPLVFTYHTLYDQYVHYLPVARNLTRKMTQKLSAQFCNRCDMVLVPTWVIGEYIRGLGVQVPVTKLPTGIKIEDFQQGDPRWLRERYGIAAEEKVLLFVGRMGQEKNIDFLLRAYRQVLDGPRKTPVRLVLVGGGPETGNLKLLARALGIGERTVFTGPLAGRDVASCYAGADLFVFASVTETQGLVIGEAKAAGVPAVAVDAFGVAEMVSHGEDGFLTGLSEEAFAERILLLLSDDELHRRMAAAARKNARELSAGVLAAQLESLYRRLIEHPPYLSRVR from the coding sequence ATGAGAGTGGCCGTATTCACCGACAGCTATCGCCCCTACACCAGCGGGGTGGTGCGCTCCATAGAAACGTTCAGCGAGGAATTGCTCGCCCTGGGCCATCAGGTCTATATTTTCGCGCCTCGATACGGACAGGTGCACGCCCGGGAGGAGTCCATTTTCCGCTTCTACTCCGTACCGTCCCCGACGAATCCCGGCTACAACATCGCGATTCCGATCTCCCTGCGCCTCAAAGGCACTCTGAAACAACTCAAGGTGGACATCATCCACGTGCATTCACCATTCATGCTCGGCCGGCTGGGAGCCCGGTGCGCACGGGACCTTGGGCTGCCACTCGTATTCACCTACCACACCCTGTACGACCAGTACGTGCACTACCTCCCGGTGGCTCGCAACCTGACGCGGAAGATGACCCAGAAACTGTCGGCACAGTTTTGCAACCGGTGCGACATGGTCCTGGTACCCACCTGGGTGATCGGCGAATATATCCGCGGCCTTGGGGTGCAAGTGCCCGTAACCAAGCTTCCCACCGGAATCAAGATCGAGGATTTTCAGCAGGGTGACCCGCGCTGGCTCAGGGAGCGGTACGGGATAGCGGCGGAAGAGAAAGTGCTCCTCTTTGTGGGCCGCATGGGGCAGGAAAAGAACATCGATTTCCTGCTGCGGGCCTACCGGCAGGTCCTGGACGGCCCCCGCAAAACCCCGGTCCGCCTGGTGCTGGTCGGCGGCGGTCCGGAGACCGGAAACCTGAAACTTCTAGCACGGGCGCTTGGTATCGGTGAGCGCACGGTGTTCACCGGCCCTCTGGCCGGACGGGACGTGGCAAGCTGTTATGCCGGGGCCGACCTGTTCGTGTTTGCGTCCGTGACTGAAACACAGGGGCTGGTGATCGGCGAGGCCAAGGCCGCCGGGGTACCGGCCGTGGCGGTGGACGCGTTCGGCGTGGCCGAAATGGTCAGCCACGGTGAGGACGGGTTCCTGACCGGCTTGTCCGAGGAGGCCTTCGCCGAAAGAATTCTGCTGCTTTTAAGCGATGATGAGCTGCACCGGAGAATGGCCGCTGCCGCCCGGAAAAACGCCCGCGAACTATCCGCCGGAGTGCTGGCGGCCCAACTGGAAAGCCTGTACCGGCGCCTGATCGAACACCCACCGTATTTATCACGGGTACGCTAG
- a CDS encoding FmdE family protein — protein MCVQSPWEKALEFHGHVCPGLVIGFRAAEAGLRELGLDPAGAQGADLVCVVENRACAADAVQAVTGCTLGKANLVVADHGKHVYTFARREAGGEAVRVSLTAPVPELEELHAMQEKAFNEPGEENRRAFARKREDISDRLMEMPESELFQVRRVRMEPPVRQRVKCLALCGRCGEYVFEDRAADQGGRVLCPPCAAE, from the coding sequence ATGTGCGTACAAAGTCCCTGGGAAAAGGCCCTTGAGTTTCACGGGCACGTTTGTCCGGGATTGGTGATCGGCTTCCGGGCCGCCGAGGCCGGCTTGCGGGAGTTGGGCCTTGACCCGGCGGGCGCCCAGGGTGCGGACCTTGTTTGTGTGGTCGAGAACCGGGCCTGCGCCGCGGACGCCGTCCAAGCCGTGACCGGTTGTACTCTGGGCAAGGCCAACCTGGTGGTCGCCGACCACGGGAAGCACGTGTACACTTTTGCGCGGCGCGAGGCTGGAGGAGAGGCGGTTCGGGTGTCCTTGACCGCGCCCGTCCCGGAGCTGGAGGAATTGCACGCCATGCAGGAAAAAGCTTTCAACGAGCCCGGCGAGGAAAACCGCCGGGCCTTCGCCCGGAAGCGCGAGGATATCTCGGACCGCCTGATGGAAATGCCGGAGAGCGAACTCTTTCAAGTCCGCAGGGTGAGGATGGAGCCCCCGGTCCGGCAGCGGGTGAAGTGCCTGGCGTTGTGCGGCCGGTGCGGCGAATACGTTTTCGAGGACCGGGCGGCCGATCAAGGCGGGCGCGTATTGTGCCCGCCCTGCGCCGCCGAATAG
- a CDS encoding nickel-dependent hydrogenase large subunit: MPRMTFPFGPQHPVLPEAIQLKLTVEDERVVEVLPAIGYMHRGIEKAAEKNPYINNVFLCERICGICSFIHGMAYCQTIEEIMEVKVPPRAEYLRVIWSELSRLHSHLLWLGLLADSFGFESLFMQCWRAREIVLDMLEMTTGQRVIQSTCVIGGVRRDIDAEQAARMREMLKTLKPQIDAVIPVFKHDYTIKSRTVGRGVLPKDQAWKLGAVGPTLRGSGGAWDARLTGYAAYGELGFEPMVETDGDSYARTQVRVRETYQAYELVLKALDRLPEGETKVKVKGFPNGEAAIRVEQPRGELFYYALGDGTSHLERLKVRTPTFVNIPALLTMLPGCEIADVPVIVLSIDPCMSCTER; encoded by the coding sequence ATGCCGAGGATGACGTTTCCGTTCGGCCCGCAGCACCCCGTACTTCCGGAAGCGATTCAGCTGAAGCTGACCGTGGAGGATGAAAGGGTCGTCGAGGTGTTGCCGGCGATCGGCTATATGCACCGGGGCATCGAAAAAGCGGCCGAAAAGAATCCATACATTAACAACGTGTTTTTGTGCGAACGGATCTGCGGGATTTGCAGCTTCATCCACGGGATGGCCTACTGCCAGACGATCGAGGAGATCATGGAGGTGAAGGTGCCGCCCCGGGCCGAGTACCTGCGGGTGATTTGGAGCGAGCTTTCGCGTCTGCACAGCCACCTGCTGTGGCTCGGGCTCCTGGCCGACTCCTTCGGCTTTGAGAGCCTGTTTATGCAGTGCTGGCGGGCCCGCGAGATCGTGCTCGACATGTTGGAGATGACCACCGGACAGCGGGTGATCCAGTCGACCTGCGTGATCGGTGGAGTAAGGCGCGACATCGACGCCGAGCAGGCCGCCCGGATGCGGGAGATGCTCAAAACCCTAAAGCCTCAGATTGACGCCGTGATTCCGGTCTTCAAGCATGACTACACCATTAAGTCCCGCACGGTGGGCAGGGGCGTGCTGCCCAAGGACCAGGCTTGGAAGCTGGGCGCGGTCGGACCGACCCTGCGCGGCAGCGGCGGCGCTTGGGACGCCCGCTTGACCGGTTACGCGGCGTACGGCGAACTGGGGTTCGAGCCGATGGTGGAGACGGACGGCGACAGCTACGCCCGGACCCAGGTGCGGGTTCGGGAGACATATCAGGCTTATGAACTGGTGTTGAAGGCGCTGGACCGGCTGCCGGAAGGCGAGACCAAGGTCAAAGTGAAGGGTTTTCCGAACGGTGAGGCCGCGATCCGCGTCGAGCAGCCACGCGGGGAGCTTTTCTACTACGCTCTGGGCGACGGGACTTCCCACCTGGAGCGGCTGAAGGTGCGCACGCCGACGTTCGTCAACATCCCGGCGCTATTGACCATGCTGCCGGGCTGTGAGATCGCCGATGTTCCGGTGATTGTGCTTTCGATCGACCCGTGTATGTCCTGTACCGAAAGGTAA
- a CDS encoding proton-conducting transporter membrane subunit produces the protein MSGESLVAVLVLLPVATAAASLAIKDERLRRLLIILPSGALIAASVLLLVQVLENGPLTFTPSGHWDSLILIIELVLLAYFVYVGVVRKHLLVLGLGATQLVLFALFKFAWLPSGFKVQPAFHIDLLAVIMCLVISVTGSLIVMYALNYMQSHERHLKLGATRQHVFFFFLVGFLGAMNGVVFANSLLWFFLFWELTTLCCYHLIRHDLTEEAEQSGLRALWMNLVGGLALVAGMSLAYQASGSLSLLDLTGFGTVAPVMLLPLALFCFAGFTKAAQVPFQSWLLGAMVAPTPVSALLHSSTMVKAGVYLVLRLAPGYEGTYLSAGIAVFGAFVFMITSVLAISQNVSKRVLAYSTISSLGLIICCAGINTGLAIAAAIALIIYHAVVKGVLFLAVGIMEQSIHSRDIEDMEGLVTRLPALAGMAIIGMVVMLFVPFGVLFAKWAALQAAAAAPTVWFSLVVAFLVIGSAAGIVFWVRWIGRLMSHTAAGAGAPEAAPPEAEPRGSLSYLVVAGLLAGGVVLSVLAAPLVSYLINPAGAAMGYSPALDTAGWHLKTSFGFFTPWVLFVVIGAALLLPALLVRVRTEDIRPVYLCGEHQASSAGGPVFTSLGDQAVLLATGGFYWSRVFGERSLNVWVNGAGIALLAALFVGVIV, from the coding sequence TTGTCTGGCGAGAGTCTGGTCGCCGTTCTGGTCCTGTTGCCGGTGGCAACAGCCGCCGCGAGTCTGGCGATCAAGGATGAGCGGTTGCGGCGGCTTCTGATTATCCTGCCATCGGGTGCCTTGATCGCCGCATCCGTACTGCTCCTGGTTCAGGTCCTCGAAAACGGACCTTTGACCTTCACCCCCTCCGGACACTGGGATTCACTCATCCTGATTATTGAACTCGTGTTGCTGGCGTATTTCGTTTATGTCGGCGTGGTGCGCAAACATCTTTTGGTGTTGGGACTGGGGGCGACGCAGCTCGTACTGTTCGCCCTCTTCAAGTTCGCCTGGCTGCCGTCGGGGTTCAAGGTTCAGCCGGCCTTCCACATTGACCTGCTGGCCGTGATCATGTGCCTGGTGATCTCGGTGACCGGCAGCCTGATCGTAATGTACGCCCTCAACTATATGCAGAGCCACGAGCGGCACCTGAAGCTCGGGGCCACACGGCAGCACGTTTTCTTCTTCTTCCTGGTCGGTTTTCTGGGCGCGATGAACGGGGTGGTCTTCGCCAACAGCCTCTTGTGGTTCTTCCTTTTCTGGGAACTGACCACGCTTTGCTGCTACCACCTGATCCGGCACGATCTTACCGAAGAGGCGGAACAGTCGGGCCTGCGCGCGCTCTGGATGAACCTGGTGGGCGGCCTGGCCCTGGTGGCCGGAATGAGCCTCGCGTACCAGGCGTCTGGGTCGCTCTCGCTGCTCGATTTGACCGGGTTCGGCACCGTGGCCCCGGTCATGCTCCTGCCGCTCGCCCTGTTTTGCTTCGCCGGTTTCACGAAGGCGGCCCAGGTCCCCTTCCAGAGCTGGCTCCTGGGGGCGATGGTGGCGCCTACTCCGGTCTCCGCGCTGCTGCACTCCAGCACCATGGTCAAGGCCGGGGTCTACCTGGTGCTCCGCCTGGCGCCGGGCTACGAGGGAACGTACCTCTCGGCCGGCATCGCTGTGTTCGGCGCTTTTGTCTTCATGATTACTTCGGTCCTGGCCATCAGTCAGAACGTCTCCAAGCGGGTGTTGGCCTATTCGACCATCTCCAGCCTGGGGCTGATCATCTGTTGCGCCGGAATCAATACCGGCTTGGCCATAGCCGCGGCGATCGCCCTGATCATCTACCACGCCGTCGTCAAGGGCGTCCTGTTCCTGGCGGTCGGGATTATGGAACAGAGCATCCACAGCCGGGATATCGAGGATATGGAGGGATTGGTCACCCGGTTGCCGGCCTTGGCCGGGATGGCGATCATCGGAATGGTCGTGATGCTGTTCGTGCCCTTCGGGGTGCTGTTCGCCAAGTGGGCCGCCCTCCAGGCCGCGGCCGCCGCACCTACCGTCTGGTTCTCACTGGTGGTGGCCTTCCTGGTCATCGGCAGCGCGGCCGGGATAGTCTTCTGGGTCCGCTGGATCGGTCGGCTGATGAGCCACACGGCCGCCGGGGCGGGGGCTCCGGAGGCCGCACCGCCGGAGGCCGAGCCGCGGGGGTCGCTTTCCTACCTGGTGGTGGCCGGTCTGTTGGCGGGCGGCGTAGTCTTAAGCGTCCTGGCGGCGCCTCTGGTGTCCTACCTTATCAATCCGGCCGGAGCGGCGATGGGCTACAGTCCGGCCCTGGATACGGCGGGGTGGCACCTCAAAACGTCTTTCGGCTTCTTTACCCCGTGGGTGCTCTTTGTCGTGATCGGAGCGGCGCTGCTGCTGCCGGCGCTGCTGGTCCGGGTGCGCACCGAGGATATCCGTCCGGTCTACCTGTGCGGGGAGCACCAGGCGTCCTCAGCCGGCGGACCGGTGTTCACGTCGCTGGGCGACCAGGCGGTGCTCCTCGCGACCGGAGGGTTTTACTGGAGCCGGGTGTTCGGTGAGCGGAGCCTTAATGTATGGGTGAACGGAGCCGGAATCGCGCTCCTGGCCGCCCTGTTTGTGGGGGTGATCGTGTGA
- a CDS encoding NADH-quinone oxidoreductase subunit C: protein METISVGKGELGLAVQRLLDENSRLVTAVCLDQEEHFVVKYFFHKEPDLVCLAVKVGKDEELPSISGLHLNAALIENEMKEFFGINITGIALDFGGRLLLSEESPRAPLLKKRPETGDGGID, encoded by the coding sequence ATGGAGACGATCTCGGTGGGCAAGGGCGAACTCGGCCTCGCGGTGCAACGGTTGCTCGACGAGAACAGCCGTCTGGTCACGGCGGTCTGTCTGGACCAGGAAGAGCACTTCGTCGTAAAATATTTCTTCCATAAGGAACCGGATCTCGTGTGCCTCGCGGTAAAGGTGGGGAAGGACGAGGAACTCCCCAGCATTTCCGGGCTGCACCTGAACGCGGCGCTGATCGAGAACGAGATGAAGGAGTTCTTCGGGATCAACATCACCGGCATCGCCCTGGATTTCGGAGGCCGGCTGCTCCTGTCGGAGGAGAGCCCCCGGGCACCGCTGTTGAAGAAACGACCCGAGACTGGAGACGGAGGGATAGACTGA